A portion of the Clostridiales bacterium genome contains these proteins:
- a CDS encoding helix-turn-helix transcriptional regulator gives MNYVGNIIKKYRCMLKMSRKTLSENICSEKYVYLIEKGERTPSAYMVGMLGDRMGVDLFDYYQYLDCINPIAVREYIKRFNMYSRKSDFVALKKETDTAVNLPDFHRKPWIYEIEINRLSYMIFIQHKYYEAMRNLNDVISNIELKYSMDIRVAKIYILLSICCMLTGSLPNAKKAVSSAYKIVCNKNKIDKYEQIIITVRISSISMHYLSGEFDDVIREGSELFHYQHEINSYERICYTYFYLSFANYKKGSYDEAIEWFKKGIYSVLIDNRPMDVYYMSTQDVFDAMMNDRRINRGVIREFREKYNIG, from the coding sequence ATGAATTATGTCGGTAATATTATTAAAAAATATCGTTGCATGCTGAAAATGAGCCGAAAAACTTTATCAGAGAATATTTGCTCGGAAAAATATGTTTATCTGATCGAAAAGGGTGAACGCACGCCGTCGGCATATATGGTCGGAATGCTTGGCGATAGAATGGGCGTGGATTTATTTGACTACTACCAGTATCTTGATTGTATTAATCCTATAGCCGTACGGGAATACATAAAACGTTTTAATATGTATTCCCGAAAAAGCGATTTTGTCGCTCTAAAAAAAGAAACAGATACAGCCGTAAATTTACCGGATTTTCATCGGAAACCTTGGATTTATGAAATCGAAATAAATAGGCTTTCATATATGATTTTTATTCAACATAAATATTATGAAGCAATGAGGAATCTTAATGATGTGATAAGCAATATTGAACTGAAATATTCCATGGACATAAGGGTGGCAAAAATATATATATTATTATCGATATGCTGCATGCTGACAGGTTCCCTGCCAAATGCTAAAAAAGCCGTGTCATCTGCATATAAAATAGTGTGCAATAAGAATAAGATCGATAAATATGAGCAGATTATAATTACTGTTAGAATTAGCTCTATAAGCATGCATTACCTTTCCGGTGAATTTGATGATGTAATCCGAGAAGGAAGTGAATTGTTTCATTATCAACATGAAATAAATTCATATGAACGGATTTGCTATACTTATTTTTATTTGTCTTTTGCTAATTACAAAAAAGGATCATATGACGAGGCCATTGAATGGTTCAAAAAGGGAATTTATTCAGTACTGATCGATAATAGGCCGATGGATGTATATTACATGTCCACACAGGACGTGTTTGATGCCATGATGAATGACAGAAGGATAAACCGCGGAGTAATTCGTGAATTCAGAGAAAAATATAACATAGGTTAA